GTTTCATAGCCGTTAACTAAGTGTTCTTTGATTGACAGCATACGATCCTCTCTTTGGCGGGGGTGCGGCGACTCGGGTAAGCCTCCGCTCCTCTACTATAAATTTTGGCCTATTTTTGACCAGAAGATCCCGCTGCCGGCTGAAATGATTTTTTTTAGAATACACTTTTTTAGTGCCTCGGCCCACTCTCAAGATTCGCTTTGACCCAGAGGGGAAATCCTCCTTGAATAATAAAATGATTAAGGATATTCTTTATCATTAAATGATTGCTTTCTGTTAATTGCATTTGCCACGAGGTCGTGATGACTAAAGGAATAGAGATATCTGCAGATCTAAGCGATAAGCTCCAACATTTTCTGCATGAAACGCCGGAAGTGGAGCTGGTCACTGCCTACCTGTATTTTATTCAGAACAAGTTCAAGCTGCATCCTGTGCTTTATCCCAAAAATAAAGTGATCTATCAGAATGCCGAAGATGCAGTCAGGGCTGCGGAAAAAACCAATCCCTTGTGGAAAGAAGCGGAAATCAAGATCACTTTTTCGAGAGAAAGTGTCAACGAACTGACCAAGAAGATCTACATCTGCCCCTTTTCCGGTAAGGTCTTCGGTGACAACACACACCCGAATCCTCAGGACGCTATCTACGACTGGGTTTCTAACTGCAAAGAAAATACAGAGCGTATCGGCGGATTGAAAGTGAAGCGATTCTATGTTTCCGAAGATCCTGAAGTCATCAAAAATTACCTTGATAAGACAAAGGTGAAGGAACCGATCAAAAGGACTGTTTACTCTTCCGCTTTATCCGGAAAAATCTTCAATACGAAGGAATCCGTGATTGAAGACTTTAAGAAGAACTATTTGAAGCCTCTAAGCTTGAGTGAAGTGCAAAGTCAGAATCGCTACGAGATCGAAGAGAGTTTCTTAGAGTTTATCCAAAAACAGCTGGTCGAAGATAAGATCGCCCAGTTTGTGGAAGCTTTGGCCGACAAAAAAGAATTTGTCCCCTTTGTCGAGAAGTGGCTGGCCTAAGCTTTTCTTAGAGCCTGTATTTAAACTCAAGGCATACGATTTCAGTTTTAATATAGGCTTTTGAAGCCTGTCCCCAAACTGTTAATGCACCATGATCTTCGGAACCGCTCTGTTTATACCGAAAGTATCTCGAAATTTGGAGCTTTCTCTTTGCCAAAAACCAAATTTTGAGACACTTTCGGTATAAGTCCTTTGGTTCAGTAAGGGGAGGTACCTTAGAGGCTGTCAGCAAGCAAATCATACAATTCAGTGTGTGGACTGTCTCTTAGATCGTTTTTTTGAAAATCATGGTAGAAAAATATAAGACAGAATCTCAGCAGGAAACTATCGCGATAGCGACCCGTTTCGGAGCTTCGCTCCCGATCGGTGCCGTCGTACTCTTTTCCGGCGATCTTGGAGCGGGAAAGACAACCTTCATCAAAGGCCTTGCCAAAGGGGCATGCGACATTCCTGCGTCTGAAGTGATCTCTCCGACATTTTCTATTTTAAATATTTACAAAGGCAAGAAGTGCCTTTTTCATTTTGACTTGTATCGCATGCAGAATGCCGAAGATTTTATAGCTATGGGTTTTGAAGAATATCTGTATCCGGATGGCATCACGTGCATCGAGTGGTCTGAAAGAATAGAGCAAATCCTGCCAGCAGGCCACTACCGAGTGCATATCGAGCACTTTTCGGAAAGTGAGCGCCTGATCTCCATTTCAGAAGAGGTGTGAAATGACTCTGTCTAAAATTAAAGAAGCTAAGTTCCAGGGCGCATTTGGCCCTGACGTCAAGATTCCTGTGTTTAAAACTCCCCAGGGAAAGGTGATGCCGGAGATCGCGCTGATCGGCAGATCCAATGTCGGTAAATCGTCTCTCATTAATCACATGCTGGGGCGCAAGGGGCTTGCGAAAACATCCTCCGTTCCGGGAAAGACGCAGACGGTTAACTTTTTCATCGTTAACGACCAAGTCGCTCTTGCCGACCTGCCCGGTTTTGGCTATGCCAAGGTTCCCAAAGAGCTTCGGGCCAAATGGGGTCCGCTCATTGAAGGGTATCTTCAGGGAAGGGAAAATCTTAAATTGGTATTGTTCCTCTTTGACATCAGGAGGGAGCCGAGTGAAGAGGATATCGCCATGCTCGATTGGCTGCTGCACTTTGAAAAAGATGTGATAGCCGTATTCACCAAAAGCGACAAAATATCCCACTCGGCCCATCAGAAGACTGCACATCAAATTTTGGAACATTTAAGAGCCGATATTCCCTTTGTCATCTTCTCCACGAACGAAAACAAGGGAAAAGAGGCTCTGATCAGACTAATCGACAATCACATCCAAGCGACTTAAAGGAGCCCCGTGGGACAGATTCATAAACAGACGTTCGTATGCCTCGACTGTGAGGCCACGGGACTCGACCCTGAGAAAGACAGAATCATCGAGATAGCTGTCGTCAAATTCACATTCGATGGCGCCATCGAATCTTACGAGTCCTTGGTCGACCCGGAGATGGAAATTCCAGAGACCTCCATCAAAATTCACCACATCACCCAGGATATGGTGCAGGGAAAGCCCAAAATTCAGCGTCTTTTGCCCAAAATCATCGAGATGATAGGTAGCCATATCATCATCGGGCACAACATCAACTACGACCTGGAGCTCATTAAGAACGAAGCGAAACGCTACATGATCCCCTGCAGCTTTGACAAAAATAAAACGATCGACACGCTCAGGCTGGCCAGGCTTTACGGCGACAGCCCATCGAACGCATTGGAGAAGCTGGGAGTGCATTTCAACGTGCCTCAGGACGCTGCGCACAGGGCGATGAATGATGTGCTCGTCAATATCGAGGTGTTCAAGCATCTTTCAAAGCGCTACGGCTCTCTTGAAAAGGTGTTCCAGATTCTTTCCAAGCCCATCATGATGAAAACAATGCCTCTAGGAAAGCATAAAGGACGTCTTTTCAAAGATATTCCACTGCAATATCTTCTCTGGGCTGCAAATAAAGATTTCGACCAAGACCTTCTCTATTCAATCAGAAAGGAGATTGCCGACCGCAACAAAGGCAAGCGTTTCGAGCAGCAATCCAGCCCTTTTCAGAATTTGTAAAGAAATACCCCAAGAGAAATCGAGCCCACTTCGGCCAAAAACCGACGTGAGCTCGAAATTAGCTAGCGATACCCCTCTTAGAAGCTGAAAGGCACCCTTGCGCTCTCAAACCCAAAGGTGTTCACGGAAGAGATCGTATAGATGTTTCTTCCTTTGCATCCGAGGGGGTCCGTGAATTTTGCGGCGGCAGTTCCGGGCACTTGAGTTAAAAGCTGGCCGTTTTTCCAGATATTGAAGTACCGGATGCAGTCTGAAGCATCCCATGAGAGCTTAGTCAGGCATCTCTTCTGCACAGCAAATGTGTCGCAGCATTTTTTTCCTCTTGCATTGGTCGGAGTTAAAATGTTGCCGTTAAATGCAGCCATAACCTGTGTCAAGCCCTCTTCTGGAGTTTCTTGCCAAACAGCGACGGCAAGTCCACAGGAGGCAAGTCCAATGCTTGGGTAAATGACGTCGTTTCCGGAGAATATGGTTTCAGGCGCCTGCCAGGGTTGCCCAAAGAGCTTGTAGGCGCTGATAAGGGCGCCTGTATCATCGTTTTCCCAGATGGCGATCACATTGCCATCGGCATCTACAGCGAGAGCTTCCTGAGACATGAAAGGATCGGTAAAGCTATCCCCCACACTGATGACAACGGGCGCAGTCCAGGATCCGCCGGCCGGCAGGGACGACGAGAGGACTTGGCCTGAATTGCTAGTCCAGGTGGCGGTGGCGTTACCCATGGGATCGACCACGATCGAGGGATCTTCCGTTTCATCGCTATCTGTTGAGACAACAACGGGCGGCAGCCACGAAGTTCCGTTGAAGTAGGAGGATTTGATCGAATTTCCAATGGAATAGATCGCGATGGCGTTTCCGTTCGAATCGATAGCCACGCGGGGATTGTAGGAGAGGTCTGAGACAGTGGTATCCAGTGTAACAGGGCTGCTCCAAGTCGAGGTGGTTGCGTCATATGTCGCGGCGGCAATACCCCATACGCCGGCTTCAAACCGTCTTCTCCAGACAACGACGATGTCGCCATCGGCATTGATCTGAACGCATGGCTTGTTGTCGCTGTCGCCAAAGGCAACTTCATCGCCTGAAATTACGACGAATGGGGACCAAGATCCTCCGAAGGGAAGGATGCTGATTACGGTGCGGTCCACAGTTGGGCCGTCAGGGGGGTACTCATACGTTTCCCTCCAGGCCGCCACGGCTGTTCCCGCTTCATTCAATGCGACATTCACATTGACCGCGCGGCTATCTCCGCTCAATGACGAAATAACACTCACCGGCCCCCATGTTCCATTGGAGTCTCTGACAGCTGCGATCGTCACTTGGGGAAATTCATCCTCGGAATACTCTCCTTCCCAGGCAGCTACCGCGTAGTTCGAAGAGTTGATAGCGACATCCGGATCGTCCTGAGCCGAATAGAGTTGCTTGTCGGCGGTGTTGATCTGCAGACTGCTGATGACCTGGGGGGCAGACCACCCTACGTTCGGTGTGTAAAAGGAGCTCATCACTACGTCTTCAAACCTGTCATCGGGTGGATAGGTTCGGTCTACCCAGACGGCGACGACATTACCTTGAGGGGTAACGCCCATTGTAGGGCCATTGAGGGCAGAGACATCAATCGACGGATCGGAGATCGTTTCCGCCGGCAGCCATATAGCTTCCAGAGAGCTGCCGGGCATTAATAAACATGCCGCCAGGCCGCACATCGTCACTATCCACTTGGAAAATTTTAGAAAATTTACCACGGCAATACCTCTTCTAATTTACAAATATCAACCCATTTATACCAGTTGGATCAGGCGGATTTGAATCACTTCGTGTTAGATGCGCATTCCTATGCCGACTCCCGCGAAAAGTCCTCCGGCGTCACAGCTTCTTTGCCTGATGCCACCTTTACAACTCTTGCCAAAGATCTGGGTGTAGGAGTAGTCCAGATAGCAGTTGATGAACCAATTACACCCGATATCGCGTTCAAGACCGGATTTCAATATCAAAGTCGGGCACCACTTCGTCAGATGTTTGTTTACGTAAGACGCTTTATCGTGAAATACTTTGTAATCGACCCCGACCCCGACGCCTAAATAGGGCTTCCAGCAATCCCATGGGCAAAAATATTTTTTCGCGCCTGCCGTCAACGATCCGGATGTGATCCGTGTGTACTTTTTCTCACAGGATGATTTGCCGGTTTGTTCATAATAGGAGACGTTGACCCAGGGAACGCACTCCCAGCATTGGTCATAGCTTGCTTCGATTTGGAAATCTTCCCATCCGTTCTGAAAGGTACTGCGAAAGGTGCCGTCTTGCGGAATAAAATAGGAGGTCCTGAGCTGGAGATCGAATTGCTGTGCGGTACAGTGACCGGCAATAAAAATGAGGATTGTAGCGAGACGAATTAACATAATCTCCACTCTTCTGAACTTGTTTTCATGCGGTCAGCTTAAATTATAAAAAAAATATTTGGCAACAAAAGAGCTTAAGTCAAAAAATGATTTGTGCAGAGTGGTTGACCTTCACATCTACTGTTGAAAGTTCACGTTTACAAATTTCCTCCAACTATGAATAAATTAACTCATGCTTCGCCAAAGATAAATCGCGAATGATCCTCCTCTCTCGAGGTAAAGTTAAGGGTAAATTAATGAAAAAAAGACCTGTGTGGAATGTTGGAAGTCAAAAAGAGGCTGCGTTTGACTTGCAAAAGGGCTCGTTCGAGGTGAAAATCGAACTGGCTGAAATGCTTAAGGGGGGAGTGGTCATGGATGTCACGACCACGGAAGAGGCAAAGATCGCCGAGGATGCGGGCGCGGTGGCCGTTTTGGTGGCCAACAAGTTAAGTTCGGACCTTAGATCGGATGGGGGGATTAGCAGGATGACAAGCCCCGAGTTGATCGAAAAGATCCAGGAGGCGGTATCCATTCCCGTTATTGCCAAATGCCGCATCGGCCATTTTGTCGAAGCCAAGATTTTAGAGGCGCTCTTCGTCGATTTTATTGACGAGAGTGAAATCCTGACGCCTGCCGATGAAGACCATTATATCGATAAGCATCAGTTCAGGATTCCTTTTGTCTCCGGCTGCAGGGATCTTAATGAGGCGTTGAGAAGAATTGCCGAAGGCGCTGTCCTGATCAGAACGCGAGGTGAGGCCGGCTCCGGGAATATCTCCGAGGCTGTGCGCCACCTGCGTACAATGCGCCGGCAGATTAAAAGTCTGGCTTTTTTAGACACGATGGAGCTGATGAATGAAGCCAGGAAAATGGGAGCTCCCTACCGCCTTTTGAAACAAGTTGCCGATACAGGTAAACTGCCGGTTCCCCAATTTGCTGCGGGAGGCATCGCAACGCCTGCGGACGCAGCACTGATGATGTGTCTCGGGGCAGAGAGTGTTTTTGTCGGTTCTGTGATCTTTTCATCTAAGAATCCCTCCATTTTGGCAAAATCGATAGTCAAAGCTGTTGCCAACTGCTATAACCCGGAAACTTTGGCTGAGATCAGCATGGGGCGCTTCGAGGATGTTAGGGGAAAGGAAGTCGGCATCTTAGACTCCGACGAGAGCTTTTAGGTGAACCTTGGCAAACAGCGTATCCTCTGACGACTATTTCGTTTGTGTGCGCACAATCGGTGAGCGCACAGAAAAATGTCTGATCGACAGGATATCCAAAGAATTTCCCACCCTCCCGCTTGCGGTAGTAAGCGACTACCCTTCCAGCAAAACTTTGGAGAGGGCTTTCCAGTTGGCGATGGAGTCGGGAAAGAAGTGGTCGATCCAGCTTGATGCAGATGTGCTTTTAATGCCGGGCGCCTTGCAAAAAATGTTTGATGTGCTGAGCCGGTTTGAGGAGAAAGTCTTCGCCGTCCGGTTTCTTGTCGCCGACCCGCTGCTCGGCACTATCCGCTTCGCGGGTAATCAGACATACCGCATCGACCATATTCCCTACGCTCTTCCGTTTGCAAAGCAGTCGAAAGAAAAGTTGAGGCCCGACCGCTATGTGATCGAGAAGATGGAGGCCAAGGGGTATCTGTTTGCCGATGTCAGGCAGGAGGTCATCGGGGTGCATGATGCCGAGCAGTTTTACCGTGATATCTACCGAAAATGTTTTGTTTACTCGTTCAAGCATCTCAATAAGGCCGATGAGTTCATTCCGCATTGGAGAAGCGCGGAGTCCAATCTGGACTTCAAAGTGGCGAGAAAGGGATTTGCCGACGGCGTGCAGCACCTAAGGCAAATCACGATCGATGCCAGACAAATGGACAGCGTGGCACCCGATTTTGGCGAATGGATGAAGGGGGAGGGAATCGAAGAGAAGAGTCCACTTCTTTCCTTTTCGGCCGAAGAGCAGTCGATCATTCTGCAGCAAGCGGCTGCCCGTCACTTCGCGGCCCTCAAACGAAAAAAATACCACACCTTCTATTGACCCCCCCTAATTAAAGATGGAATTTTAGAGCAAAATTCCTTATAATAGCGTCCTTTATCATGAATGAAATTAGTTAATTGACTTGATAGCGGCATTGAAGCTTTACTGCTTGAATGTTCTGTTATACCAAACAGTCTCACAGGCGGGGTTAGACTTCGAGAAACCCCAAGTTTTGAGGCGCTTTTGCTGTCCGCAGCATCAAGTGCGGTTGAGAGGAGTCCGGTCCCTTGAGTTTAGAGTCGTTGAATCACTTCATTACTTTCTATTTCATGTTTCCCCTGATTTTAATCACGGGCATCTATTTTACGCTGAAGCTGCGTTTTGTGCAGATCACCAAGCTGAAAGCGGGCTTTTCCTGCCTGATGCACAGCAACCACAAAAGCGAAGGCGATATCTCCAATTTCGAGGCGATTGCCACTGTACTCGCCGGCAATTTAGGAACCGGAAATATTTCGGGAATTGCAGTAGCCCTCGCCACAGGCGGTCCGGGCGCTCTTGTCTGGATGTGGGTCATGGCTTTTTTTGGAGCCGTCATTCAGTTTGCCGGGTGCCTGCTCGGCGTGAAGTTCCGCGGCCAGAACCAGAAGGGCGAATTTGTCGGCGGACCCATGTACTACATCGACAGGGGGCTGGGGCAAAAAAAAATGGCGGCGCTCTTTGCCGTTTTCGCTATCATCGGCAGTTTAACCTGCGGCAACTTAGTCCAGGTTAACTCCCTGTCTCTCCCTCTTGGCGAGATTGGCATATCCCCCTATTTTGTGGGCCTCGCGGCCGCTCTCTTTGTCGGTTATGTTATCATCGGCGGAGAGCACCGTGTGGCAGTTGTAGCTTCCAGTATTGTTCCTTTCATGGCGGCCCTTTATGTGACTGTCGCCTGCCTTATCTTGAGCTACCGCTTTGAAGCGATCCCTGCGGCCTTGACCCTGATGATTTCGAAGGCGTTTGACTTTTCGGCGTTGATGGGGGGCGCGGCCGGGTTTGGAGTTGCCAAGGCGATCGCCGCCGGATTTGAAAGGGGGCTTTTTGCCACCGATTCCGGAAGCGGTCTTGCGCCGATTATGCAAGCATCGGCCCGAGTTAAGAGTGCCTTTGAAGAAGGTATTGTCGCGATGGTCGCCCCGCTCGTGGTTATGGTCATTTGCACACTTACCGGTCTTGTTCTGATGGTGACCGGTGCGACGGAGGTCGAAGGGCTGAAGAGCACAATGATGTGCACATGGGCCTTTGAAGAGGGAGTCGGCCACGTCATGGGTAAATACATTGTGATCGTCTCGTTGATTCTCTTTGCTTTTACAACTATCTTGGCATGGGCCTACTGTGCCGAAAGGGCCTTCGAGTATCTTTTCGGATTGAAGAGAGTAGCTTACTTTCGCTGGTTTTTTATCGCTGTCATCCCGCTTGGGACGGTAGCTCATGTCGAACTTGTGTGGCAGATGGCCGACCTGGCGATTGCAGCGATGGTGGCAACCAATCTGTTTGGCATTATCGCCCTCTCCGGGCATGTGTTTGAAGAGAGCGAGGACTACATTCTCGGCGCGGCCTCCGAATAAAAGTCGGGAATTTCTAGCCTTTTCCAAACACTAAAGCGGCTGCGCCAAAGGCCCCCGCTTCGTTTTTCAGAGACGACAGGCGGAATTCGACATGTCGTGAAGCGGCTTTGAGCGCTTTTTTGCGGGCGCCTTCTTCGACAGTCCGAACCATATCGGGATTGGCGTCAATGATTCCCCCTCCGAACAGAACCACCGTCGGATTCAGGATATTGATGAGGCTTGCAGTAGCTGCGATCAATGCGGCTTCCCCTTCTTTGATGATCGAAAGAGCGAGGGGGTCTTTTTCACGGGCCGCCTCCTGAATAATTTTTCCTTTGATCAGCATCGGATCGCCGCCGGCTAAGGCGATCAGTCTCTTAGCGCTCACCGGATCGTTGTTTACCGCATTTCTAGCTTTAGCTTCCATACCCCATCCCGCAGCAATCGCCTCGAGGCAGCCGCGACTTCCGCATGTGCAGGGAGGGCCGTTTAAGTCGACAATCATGTGGCCGATTTCACCGGCGGTGTTTTCTGGGCCCGATACGATACGACCGTTGATGACGATGGCTCCGCCAATGCCTGTTCCAACAAAAATTGAGAGCAGATCCTTTGCGTTTTTGCCTGCTCCAAAAGAGAGCTCTCCAATCGTGGCGGCCCTGACATCGTTGGTTGCGAAGACGGGAAAGCCGAGGCGCTCTTTGAGAATTGCTGTCAAAGGGACGTTGCTCCATTTCAAGTTGGGGGCGAAGAGAACCGCTCCTGTAGACTTTTCCACCTGGCCGGCAACTCCAAGGCCGATTCCTTCGGGAGGGTACTGCTTGTCAAACAGCTTCTCAACGGAGCTTGCTATCGCTGCGATGACATGGTCGGCCCCTTTTTCGACTTCTGTGGGGATTTTAACTTTTTCGAGCACGTTGCCATCTTCTTCCACTTTGAGAATTTGAATTTTAGTGCCGCCGAGATCGACGCCGAAGGCATACGGTTTCTTTACCACTTTGAACCTCTGCTGGTAATTATCAATTCATTTCGGTATAACCCTGGCTTTCATTTTCTGCAATCGAAGGGTGCCCGAACCTATATCGAAAGCGTCTCAAAATCCCACATTTTGAGACGCTTTCGGCATATCGTAAATAAGAGGTCACGAACATGTATAAAAGTATCCTTTTAGCCGCGGATTTGATTGATCAGGACGACAACCCTGCCCTTGAGAAGGCTAAGGCGATCAGGGAGTCGACAGGAGCGGATCTGCACGTCGTCCACGCGATAGAACTTCCTTCCAGCTATGGAACCACCTATGAAATGCCCATCATCGCCGAATGGCAAGATGATTTGGAAGCCTCCGCCAGAAAAAGGCTGGAAAAACTGGGCGAGACACTGGGAATCAACGCCACAAAGCTGCATCTCAAGATCGGTCAGCCGAAATATGAGATTTTGGAAGTTGCCAAAGAGTGTAGCGCCGATTTGATTATTGTCGGTAGCCATGGAAGGCATGGCATTGGGCTTTTACTGCTCGGCTCTACGGCTAACGCCGTTTTGCACGGGGCCCAGTGTGATGTGCTGGCAGTCCGGGTGTAGAAGTTATTTTTCCTTGGCTCTGATGTACTTCTCAAAATAGGGAGGCATGTATTGCTTTCTGCCTCCTTTAAAATGGAGTAGATACTTTTCCGGATAATATCCGCTCATCGCGGAATCTTCCGTAGAAAAGTTGTACATGTCCGCCGGCAGCAGCCCAATACGGATGTCGCTGACATGAAGAAATTTTCGAATAGGGCTTAGAGCAAAGTACTCCTTTTGGAGAATGCTCCACACCGCAAGCTGACTTCCGCCCCAAATTTGCTTGTCGTCAGGCATTGATAGCATTTTGGCTAAGATCAGGTTGAACAATCGGGCAGCGGCTTCAGCCGCACCTTCGTTGATGAAACACACTCCCATATTGATGGGGATCCAGGGAGGATACTTTCTCACTGTCAGGTAGAGATCCACCCCTTTTTTGAATAGGCCGTCGAGCGGTTTTTGGACGAGCATGTCGAAGTCGATCAAAACCAGATTGCTTTTCTCTTTAAAATCGACCATGAACTGCATTTGTCCGAATGTTTCCGCATACCTCAGCTTGAAGCGGTCCAGTCTCATCCTGTACACTTCAATAGCTTCGGGGAGGTCAAAGGAGGATTCGGGGTCTGTCAGGAGGATGAATCGGCAACCGGGGTTTGAGAGGCGGCACGATTCGAACAGGCAGCGGATGTAGACGTCGGGGTCGGATTCGGAAAATTCCCTGCACAGCAAAGAGATTTTATCCTTCTCGTCCTGCTTTAACTTTTGGTAGTGGGTAACAAAGGTGATCATGCCCTATCCGCGGCCATAAAGAGCGAATTTTTCGTTCCTAAAGAGATCTTTCTCGCAGAGCCATCAAAGCTTTTCAAGTCTTTTTTAAGGGTAGGCCGCAATTTGAATTCGATACCCTGCATTTATAGGCCGATTCAGCGGCACATCATACGATTTCGGTTTGTGGACAGTTTTTAAGGATAGAGCCGGGCCGTATCCCATGTTCCTTCGCTATTTTTTGAGTAGAGAAAATGGTCATGAAGCCTTTTTTCCCGCCCCTGCCAAAAGGTTGCACCGCTTGGCATCAGGAGGAATCCGCCCCAGTAGGGCGGCTTTGTGATTTCGCGCCCTTCCCATTTCTTCTCTTCTTGAGTATAGGCCTCGTCGATCTCGCTGCGCGATGAAGCTTTTTCGCCTTGCTTGGAGGCCCAGGCGGCAAGCTGGGAGGCCCTTGGTCTTGTTGCGAAATAGTTTTGCGATCTCTCCTCGTCTACTTTGACTATCTGTCCGAAGAAGGTCGCCTGCCTCTCAAGCTCTTTCCAGAAGAAGGTGGCAGAGCCGTAAGGGTTGTCTTCGATATCGCGCCCTTTTTTGCTGCGGTAGTTGGTGAAAAACAGCAGGCCGTTTTCTTCAATCTCTTTGAGGAGAACAATGCGGGAAGAGGGCATTCCTTGCTTGTCTACGGTAGCCAAAAACATGGCGTTTGGCTCTAACACATTCGCACTCAAAGCGTCTTCCAGCCAGATCTTGAGCTGGCTCAGGGGGGTGGTTTTTAGGTCGTTCCTGCTGAGAGTTAAACGTGAATACTCTTTTCGTAAGTGATTTATTTTCATGTTCTTAAACTTGATTTTAAGCAGCTTGACTCTTGAGTTCGAATCGGGTATCAAAGCGTCTTGATCCTTTCGAAGGCGGTTCTATGAATCTAAAGACCCTCTCCCTTGAAAACCTCCCAGTTAAGAACCAGAAAGTTCTGATGAGAGTGGACTTTAATGTTCCTATCGATAAATCCGCAACGATAAAAGACGATACCCGCATCCGTGCGTCCCTTCCTTCCATCACTCACATCCTTGACAGAGGCGGTTCCGTCATTTTGATGAGTCACTTGGGACGGCCCAAAGGCGTTGTCAATAAGGAACTCTCCCTTCGTCCTTGCGCCGCAAGGCTTCAGGAGTTGCTTGGCAGACCTGTGCTGTTTGCAGGCGATTGTGTCGGGCCTGAGGCGACACACATAGCAAAAAACTTGAATCCGGGCGAAGTGCTGCTTTTGGAAAATTTGCGGTTTCATGCCGCTGAAGAGAAGCCGGAAATAGATCCAGGGTTTGCCAAGAGTCTGGCG
The DNA window shown above is from Estrella lausannensis and carries:
- a CDS encoding universal stress protein; the encoded protein is MYKSILLAADLIDQDDNPALEKAKAIRESTGADLHVVHAIELPSSYGTTYEMPIIAEWQDDLEASARKRLEKLGETLGINATKLHLKIGQPKYEILEVAKECSADLIIVGSHGRHGIGLLLLGSTANAVLHGAQCDVLAVRV
- the pdxH gene encoding pyridoxamine 5'-phosphate oxidase encodes the protein MKINHLRKEYSRLTLSRNDLKTTPLSQLKIWLEDALSANVLEPNAMFLATVDKQGMPSSRIVLLKEIEENGLLFFTNYRSKKGRDIEDNPYGSATFFWKELERQATFFGQIVKVDEERSQNYFATRPRASQLAAWASKQGEKASSRSEIDEAYTQEEKKWEGREITKPPYWGGFLLMPSGATFWQGREKRLHDHFLYSKNSEGTWDTARLYP